From a region of the Macrobrachium nipponense isolate FS-2020 chromosome 3, ASM1510439v2, whole genome shotgun sequence genome:
- the LOC135222447 gene encoding uncharacterized protein LOC135222447 produces MGPGTGGQCPPPAGRSHHGSWDGRVKPATGPGTGKPCPPCVMGQAGWAHYRSRDGGAISAMCPGTGRLDPLRVLGRASDFQHGSRDGLAVTRHGSQDRRAMSATGPGTGGQGPPWVPRLVGDVCHVWDWLAAPATGPGTGGWGLPFVPGQAGRACHWSQDGGVMFATGPGMGGRCPLRVPGLAHQARHVSRDGRVGPATGPRMDGQYSPCVPGMGGRACHDSCDGRAIPATCLRSPRCDNVRVDVSLGHLKVSSSHAALASLFSQ; encoded by the coding sequence atgggtccagggacgggcgggcaatgTCCGCCACCAGCGGGCCGGTCCCACCATGGGTCCTGGGACGGACGGGTCaagcccgccacgggtcccgggacgggcaagcCATGTCCACCATGTGTCATGGGACAGGCAGGCTGGGCCCACTACAGGTCCCGGGATGGGGGGGCAAtatccgccatgtgtcccgggacaggccgGCTGGACCCGctacgtgtcctgggacgggcgagTGATTTCCagcacgggtcccgggacgggcttgCAGTGACCCGCCATGGGTCTCAGGACAGGCGGGCAATGtctgccacgggtcctgggacaggcgggcaaggGCCGCCATGGGTACCGAGACTGGTGGGCGATGTCTGCCATGTGTGGGACTGGCTGGCTGcacccgccacaggtcccggcACTGGCGGGTGGGGCCTGCCATTTGTCCCAGGACAAGCAGGCCgggcctgccactggtcccaGGATGGGGGGGTGATGttcgccacgggtcccgggatgggcgggcgatgtccgctaCGTGTCCCAGGACTGGCACAccaggcccgccacgtgtcccgggatgggcgggttgGGCCCGCTACAGGTCCCAGGATGGACGGGCAATATTCGCCATGTGTCCCCGGGATGGGCGGCCGGGCCTGCCACGATTCATGTGACGGGCGTGCGATTCCCGCCACATGTCTTAGATCTCCTAGGTGTGACAATGTGAGGGTGGATGTCAGCTTGGGCCACCTGAAGGTTAGCAGTTCTCATGCAGCTTTGGCCTCCCTCTTTTCACAGTGA